Proteins from a single region of Oscillatoria sp. FACHB-1406:
- a CDS encoding phosphotransferase: MKDNVFPVTYSTLESSALVNRVLTQYKIEAIENCQFWNRGLSDVYLVETLGKPYILRVSHHHWRSQSDIQFELELLDFLRQRHLPIAYPLRTTDGQLFVPIDAPEGQRYAALFIYAPGQIPVGDLNPKQSWQLGETLAKVHNTALDFRCTAPRQALTLEYLLDDSFGAIAPFLQERSQDLEYLEGAISRVKLQLGDFPCEPPFWGICWGDPHSGNAHFTPDEQISLFDFDQCGYGWRAFDLGKFLQVSARAGLSKTVREAFMAGYQSVQPLTEIEINALRAFTKVAHIWVWSININMAVVHNWCRLDDYYFRQRLEQLKHLASPDCPLF, encoded by the coding sequence ATGAAGGACAATGTGTTTCCCGTAACCTATTCAACCCTCGAGAGTTCGGCGCTTGTTAACCGCGTGCTGACGCAGTACAAAATCGAAGCGATTGAGAACTGTCAGTTTTGGAATCGGGGATTGAGCGATGTATATTTAGTGGAAACGCTCGGGAAACCCTACATTTTAAGAGTTTCTCACCACCATTGGCGTTCCCAGTCCGATATCCAGTTTGAGCTTGAATTGCTCGATTTTTTGCGACAGCGCCATTTGCCTATTGCTTACCCGTTGCGCACCACAGACGGGCAATTGTTTGTGCCGATTGATGCGCCGGAAGGACAGCGTTATGCAGCCTTGTTTATTTACGCACCGGGACAAATCCCCGTCGGAGATCTCAACCCGAAGCAAAGTTGGCAATTAGGAGAGACACTCGCAAAAGTGCATAATACAGCGTTGGATTTTCGCTGCACGGCACCGCGCCAAGCTTTAACTCTCGAGTATTTGCTGGATGACTCTTTTGGAGCGATCGCGCCGTTTTTGCAAGAGCGCTCCCAAGACTTAGAATATCTCGAGGGCGCGATCTCTCGGGTTAAACTTCAGTTAGGCGATTTCCCCTGCGAACCGCCATTTTGGGGCATCTGTTGGGGAGATCCTCACAGCGGTAACGCTCATTTTACCCCAGACGAACAAATTTCCCTCTTTGACTTCGACCAATGCGGTTACGGTTGGCGCGCCTTCGATTTAGGGAAGTTTTTACAAGTTTCCGCCCGCGCTGGTTTGAGCAAAACGGTGCGAGAAGCTTTCATGGCGGGCTATCAAAGCGTTCAACCCTTAACCGAAATCGAAATTAATGCGTTGCGCGCTTTCACAAAAGTCGCTCATATTTGGGTATGGTCGATTAATATCAACATGGCCGTCGTGCATAACTGGTGCCGCTTGGACGACTATTACTTTCGGCAGCGCTTGGAACAACTCAAACATTTAGCATCCCCCGATTGTCCCTTGTTTTAG
- a CDS encoding 2TM domain-containing protein, which translates to MKASDLDLPRTYQQEEAQQILQLAFARQTEEGELSRSQLLEIASELGISADCLQAAEQDWQQQNSLTQQHLAFDTARRQQLHHRIGRYSIFNIFLISWDSLMGGNVSWSLYILLLCALFVSLDAWKVYQLKGDAYEEAFQNWQRKRQIKRSLGELWESAQKFWQA; encoded by the coding sequence ATGAAAGCTTCAGACCTCGATCTCCCTCGTACCTATCAACAAGAGGAAGCCCAACAAATCCTGCAACTCGCCTTTGCCCGCCAAACCGAGGAAGGCGAACTTTCGCGATCGCAACTCTTAGAAATTGCCTCAGAACTCGGTATATCTGCGGATTGCCTGCAAGCCGCAGAGCAAGACTGGCAACAGCAAAATTCCCTCACCCAACAACATCTCGCCTTTGATACCGCGCGGCGACAACAACTCCACCATCGCATCGGGCGATATTCGATCTTCAATATCTTCTTAATTTCCTGGGATAGCTTAATGGGAGGGAACGTCTCTTGGTCGCTCTACATCTTGCTGCTGTGTGCTTTATTCGTCTCCCTCGATGCTTGGAAAGTCTATCAACTCAAAGGCGATGCTTACGAAGAAGCCTTTCAAAATTGGCAGCGAAAACGTCAAATTAAGCGGTCTTTAGGAGAATTGTGGGAGAGCGCGCAAAAATTTTGGCAAGCCTGA
- a CDS encoding aminoglycoside phosphotransferase family protein produces MNLPLTDLARQFQPEAKFVEIREWGNGNINRTYRVSCDRIPESDFILQRLNTDIFRQPEQVMDNMERVTQHMQARVQESPFLRDRVWQVPRVLPTREGKNHVIDGEGSFWRALSFIEGAHFVDTIDNSALAEEIGFALGAFHTLISDLPADKLNDTLPGFHITPNYLEQYEKVLAAAEFKPSAEVNYCLQFIRDRAPKATVLEVAKARGLLQLRPIHGDPKVNNVAIATATGRAISIIDLDTVKPGLIHYDIGDCLRSSCNPLGEETHNWEAVKFDRDLCNAVLQGYLSVANNFLTENDYRYLYESIFTIAFELGLRFFCDYLAGNIYFKTTDPEHNLRRALVQLRLAESIEKQEESLRQAIRALQ; encoded by the coding sequence TTGAATCTTCCTCTAACCGACTTAGCCCGTCAATTTCAACCCGAAGCAAAGTTTGTTGAAATTCGGGAATGGGGCAATGGCAATATTAATCGAACTTACCGCGTTAGCTGCGATCGCATCCCAGAAAGCGATTTCATTCTCCAACGCCTGAATACGGATATTTTTCGCCAACCGGAGCAGGTGATGGATAATATGGAGCGGGTGACGCAGCATATGCAAGCGAGGGTGCAGGAAAGTCCTTTTTTGCGCGATCGCGTTTGGCAAGTGCCGCGCGTTCTCCCGACTCGGGAGGGGAAAAATCACGTTATTGATGGGGAAGGAAGTTTCTGGCGGGCGCTGAGTTTTATTGAAGGGGCGCACTTTGTCGATACGATTGACAATTCGGCGCTAGCTGAAGAGATTGGCTTTGCGCTGGGCGCTTTTCATACCTTAATTAGCGATTTACCGGCAGATAAACTCAACGATACGCTGCCGGGATTTCATATTACGCCCAACTATTTGGAACAATACGAAAAGGTTTTGGCGGCGGCGGAATTTAAACCCTCTGCGGAGGTGAATTATTGCTTGCAGTTTATCCGCGATCGCGCCCCAAAAGCAACGGTCTTAGAAGTGGCGAAAGCGCGCGGATTGCTGCAACTGCGCCCGATTCACGGCGATCCGAAGGTCAATAATGTCGCGATCGCTACGGCAACGGGACGGGCAATCTCGATTATCGATCTCGATACCGTTAAACCCGGACTGATTCATTACGATATCGGCGATTGTTTGCGATCGAGTTGCAATCCTTTAGGAGAAGAAACTCACAATTGGGAAGCGGTTAAATTCGATCGCGATCTTTGTAACGCTGTCTTACAAGGGTATCTTTCCGTCGCGAACAACTTTCTCACCGAAAATGATTATCGCTACCTCTACGAATCTATTTTTACTATCGCCTTTGAACTTGGGCTGCGCTTCTTCTGCGATTATCTCGCTGGGAATATTTACTTTAAAACCACCGATCCCGAACACAATTTAAGGAGAGCTTTAGTTCAATTGCGGCTCGCAGAAAGTATCGAAAAGCAGGAAGAATCGTTACGCCAAGCAATCCGAGCATTACAATGA
- a CDS encoding DOMON-like domain-containing protein, with amino-acid sequence MKSIELPEFRIETERKNELWKTTCFEFFLGMKKSSRYWEFNLSPSGDWNVYRFEDYRHGMEEERRISRLPFEVRSRDNYVALSLEFDLAAIVSEPEALEIAIASVIQTQTGGVTYWALKHCGTEADFHRRDSFVDLA; translated from the coding sequence GTGAAGTCGATCGAATTGCCAGAATTTAGGATTGAAACAGAACGTAAAAATGAATTGTGGAAAACCACTTGTTTTGAGTTCTTTTTAGGCATGAAAAAATCGTCCCGCTACTGGGAATTCAATCTATCTCCGAGCGGCGATTGGAATGTTTATCGCTTCGAGGACTATCGCCACGGAATGGAAGAAGAACGCAGAATCTCGAGGTTGCCCTTTGAGGTGCGATCGCGCGATAATTATGTTGCTCTTAGCTTGGAATTCGATTTAGCAGCAATTGTCAGCGAACCTGAAGCATTAGAAATCGCGATCGCGAGCGTTATTCAAACCCAAACCGGCGGGGTAACTTATTGGGCATTGAAACATTGCGGAACAGAAGCCGACTTTCATCGTCGCGATAGCTTTGTTGACTTGGCGTAA
- the polA gene encoding DNA polymerase I, translated as MTSTAPLLLLIDGHSLAFRSYFAFAKGRDGGLRTSNGTPTNICFGFLKSLLQVMQAEQPQYLAVAFDLATPTFRHEADATYKADRPDAPEDFAPDLENLQRLLSALELPLITAPGYEADDILATLATLGREAGYRVKIASGDRDLFQLVDDERNVSILYFDNSAIKGYSAIGAIEFNAAAVEKKLGVKPTQIVDYKALCGDKSDNIPGVKGIGEKTAVKLLAEYDNLEAIYQNLDSIKGANQKKLDSGKQDAENSRYLAQLKFDVPIEIPLERLQLRGFDTTAVQPILEELELKRFIQQIDRIQEQFGGTIEPPPEAPEETTIAPEPDEEFEDEALWFFSAEDTRQAQKEEKALIEPLIVDTPEKLEQLIQQLKQQVNPQNPVAWDTETTSLEPLQSDLVGLGCAWGTATDNVAYIPLGHTLGTQLEKQQAIEALRPFLESEQYPKAFQNAKFDRLVLFAQDIQLRGVVFDTMLASYILNPDRGHSLSELSLRYLSGIESQSYKDLGIPKGKTIADLSISTGADYCGMDAYATYCLVEKLQAEFEAVPELKKLLLEVEQPLEPILAAMEERGIRIDIPYLSDLSQQLEKDLQEIEDSAYEAAGEKFNLGSPKQLSELLFDKLNLNRKKSRKIKTGYSTDHATLEKLQGDHPVIDRILEHRTLSKLKSTYVDALPALADPETHRVHTDFNQTVTSTGRLSSSNPNLQNIPVRSEFSRQIRKAFLPKSDWLLVSADYSQIELRILAHLSQEPVLLEAYQNSRDVHTVTAQLVFDKEKVTADERRLGKTINFGVIYGMGAQRFAREAAVSSAEGKIFIDKYRARYAKVFEFLESMKKAAIAQGYVTTILQRRRYFNFASPSLQKLRGSAPDRIELDKFTNVGQGDSQLLRAAANAPIQGSSADIIKLAMIQLEPILQNYRARLLLQVHDELVFEVPPEEWQELEPKIKATMEGAIQLSVPLVVEVRAGKNWMEAK; from the coding sequence ATGACTTCCACCGCCCCCCTGCTTCTCCTCATCGACGGACATTCCCTCGCATTCCGCTCCTACTTTGCTTTCGCGAAGGGGCGCGATGGGGGTTTGCGAACTTCTAACGGTACGCCGACGAATATTTGTTTCGGCTTTCTCAAGTCGTTGTTGCAAGTCATGCAAGCAGAACAGCCTCAATATTTAGCGGTGGCTTTCGATCTGGCTACACCCACCTTCAGACATGAAGCGGACGCGACCTATAAGGCGGATAGACCCGACGCGCCGGAAGATTTTGCCCCGGATCTCGAAAACTTGCAAAGACTGCTGTCAGCGCTCGAATTACCGCTGATTACCGCTCCGGGTTACGAGGCGGACGATATTCTCGCAACCTTGGCGACGCTGGGGAGGGAGGCGGGGTATCGCGTCAAAATTGCTAGCGGCGATCGCGATTTGTTTCAATTGGTGGATGACGAACGGAATGTGAGCATTTTGTATTTCGATAATAGTGCGATTAAGGGGTATTCCGCGATCGGCGCGATCGAATTCAACGCTGCCGCCGTCGAGAAAAAATTAGGCGTAAAACCCACTCAAATTGTCGATTACAAAGCCCTTTGCGGCGATAAATCCGATAACATTCCCGGCGTTAAAGGGATTGGCGAAAAAACTGCCGTCAAGCTACTGGCAGAATATGACAACTTAGAAGCGATTTATCAAAACCTCGATAGCATTAAAGGAGCAAACCAAAAGAAACTCGACTCCGGCAAACAAGACGCAGAAAATTCTCGCTATCTCGCGCAACTCAAATTCGACGTTCCCATCGAAATCCCTCTAGAAAGATTGCAACTGCGAGGGTTCGACACAACCGCAGTTCAACCCATCCTCGAAGAGTTAGAACTTAAACGCTTTATTCAACAGATCGATCGCATCCAAGAGCAATTTGGCGGTACAATCGAACCCCCTCCCGAAGCGCCAGAAGAAACGACAATTGCGCCCGAACCGGACGAAGAATTTGAAGACGAAGCGTTATGGTTTTTTAGCGCCGAAGATACGCGCCAAGCCCAGAAAGAAGAAAAAGCCCTAATCGAGCCGCTTATCGTCGATACGCCGGAAAAATTAGAGCAACTCATTCAACAACTCAAACAGCAGGTTAATCCACAAAATCCCGTTGCTTGGGATACCGAAACGACATCTTTAGAACCGTTGCAATCCGATTTAGTCGGACTCGGCTGCGCTTGGGGAACCGCTACGGATAATGTCGCTTATATTCCCCTCGGACATACCCTCGGAACGCAACTCGAAAAGCAACAAGCGATCGAGGCTTTGCGCCCCTTTCTTGAAAGCGAACAATATCCCAAAGCGTTCCAAAATGCTAAATTCGATCGCTTAGTTTTATTTGCCCAAGATATTCAGCTTCGGGGTGTCGTTTTTGACACGATGCTGGCAAGCTATATCTTAAACCCAGATCGCGGTCACAGTCTCAGCGAACTCTCATTACGTTACCTATCGGGGATTGAATCTCAAAGTTATAAAGATTTGGGCATTCCTAAAGGAAAAACGATTGCCGATCTCAGCATTTCAACTGGTGCAGATTACTGCGGAATGGATGCCTATGCAACCTATTGTTTAGTTGAAAAACTTCAGGCAGAGTTTGAAGCCGTTCCCGAACTGAAAAAACTTCTGCTTGAAGTCGAACAACCCTTAGAACCGATTCTTGCAGCGATGGAGGAACGCGGGATTCGCATCGATATTCCCTACCTAAGCGATCTTTCCCAGCAACTCGAAAAAGATTTACAGGAAATCGAAGATAGCGCTTACGAAGCAGCAGGCGAAAAGTTCAATCTCGGTTCGCCCAAACAGTTGAGCGAACTGTTATTCGATAAACTCAATTTAAACCGCAAAAAATCGCGTAAAATCAAAACGGGTTATTCGACTGACCATGCGACTTTAGAGAAATTACAAGGCGATCATCCCGTTATCGATCGCATCCTGGAACATCGTACTCTCTCCAAGTTAAAATCGACCTACGTCGATGCGCTGCCCGCCCTCGCAGATCCAGAAACTCATCGCGTTCATACCGATTTTAATCAAACCGTTACTTCAACCGGAAGGCTTTCTTCCTCCAATCCCAACTTACAAAATATCCCTGTTCGCAGCGAGTTTTCCCGACAAATTCGCAAGGCATTTTTACCCAAATCAGATTGGCTTTTAGTCTCTGCCGACTATTCGCAAATTGAACTACGCATCTTAGCGCATTTAAGTCAAGAACCTGTCTTGCTCGAAGCTTACCAAAATAGCAGAGATGTCCATACTGTGACGGCGCAATTGGTGTTCGATAAAGAGAAAGTAACGGCAGACGAGCGTCGTTTAGGGAAAACGATTAATTTTGGGGTAATTTATGGGATGGGGGCGCAACGATTTGCGCGAGAAGCTGCCGTAAGTAGTGCAGAAGGTAAAATCTTTATCGATAAATATCGCGCGCGCTATGCTAAAGTGTTTGAGTTTTTAGAAAGCATGAAAAAAGCCGCGATCGCGCAAGGATATGTAACGACGATTCTCCAGCGCCGCCGCTATTTTAACTTCGCCAGTCCGAGTTTACAAAAATTACGCGGGAGCGCTCCAGATCGCATCGAACTCGATAAGTTTACCAACGTCGGGCAAGGCGACTCTCAATTATTAAGGGCTGCCGCCAATGCACCGATTCAAGGATCGAGCGCTGATATTATTAAACTGGCGATGATTCAGTTGGAGCCGATTTTACAAAACTATCGCGCGCGCCTATTATTGCAAGTTCACGATGAATTAGTTTTTGAAGTTCCGCCGGAAGAATGGCAGGAATTAGAACCCAAAATTAAAGCGACGATGGAAGGTGCAATTCAGTTAAGCGTTCCGTTAGTGGTAGAAGTTCGCGCTGGCAAAAACTGGATGGAAGCTAAGTAA
- the ndk gene encoding nucleoside-diphosphate kinase: protein MERSFIMIKPDGVQRNLVGEVIRRFETKGFTLVGLKLVSVSRDLAEKHYGVHKERPFFGGLVDFICSGPVVAMVWQGDGVVASARKLIGATNPLNAEPGTIRGDFGVSVGRNIIHGSDAIETAQTEIKLWFSDSELVSWEPCNKAWLYE from the coding sequence TTGGAACGGTCTTTTATCATGATTAAGCCTGACGGCGTGCAACGCAACTTGGTGGGCGAAGTGATTCGGCGCTTTGAAACGAAGGGTTTTACCCTAGTCGGACTGAAGCTGGTATCGGTGTCGCGCGATTTAGCCGAAAAGCATTACGGTGTCCACAAGGAAAGACCTTTCTTTGGGGGCTTAGTGGATTTCATTTGCTCTGGCCCCGTGGTGGCGATGGTTTGGCAGGGTGATGGCGTAGTGGCTTCCGCCCGCAAACTGATTGGGGCGACGAATCCTCTCAATGCGGAACCGGGAACGATTCGGGGGGATTTTGGCGTGAGTGTTGGCAGGAATATCATTCACGGTTCCGATGCGATTGAAACGGCGCAAACGGAAATTAAGTTGTGGTTCAGTGACAGCGAGTTAGTGAGTTGGGAACCTTGTAACAAAGCTTGGTTGTACGAGTAA
- a CDS encoding ferritin-like domain-containing protein — MKELDREKTIHLLNQIMEFELAGVVRYTHYSLMVTGPHRIPIVQFFQAQANESLMHAQQAGEVLTGLEGHPSMRIAPIEETNRHDLKALLTESLNHERKALELYKSLLDVVEDASVYLEEFARGAIGQEELHNVEIRKMLRDYVF, encoded by the coding sequence ATGAAAGAACTCGATCGCGAAAAAACAATCCACCTCCTCAATCAGATTATGGAGTTTGAATTGGCTGGTGTCGTCCGCTACACGCATTATTCCTTAATGGTGACGGGGCCGCATCGCATCCCCATCGTCCAATTTTTCCAAGCGCAAGCGAATGAATCGCTGATGCACGCCCAACAAGCAGGAGAAGTGCTAACCGGACTGGAAGGACATCCCAGTATGCGAATTGCGCCGATTGAAGAAACGAACCGCCACGATCTCAAAGCCCTTTTGACAGAGAGTCTCAACCACGAGCGTAAGGCATTAGAGTTGTATAAATCTTTACTCGATGTAGTCGAAGATGCCAGTGTTTATCTAGAAGAATTTGCACGCGGCGCGATCGGTCAAGAAGAGTTGCACAACGTTGAGATCCGGAAAATGCTGCGAGATTATGTTTTTTAA
- a CDS encoding isochorismate synthase, with the protein MEGLKDTLLYLWNGIKRIFSPSDDNYPATGVQPFKGEPFDESKQQSL; encoded by the coding sequence ATGGAAGGACTTAAAGACACGCTACTTTATCTTTGGAACGGAATTAAACGGATATTCAGTCCATCAGACGATAATTATCCGGCAACAGGCGTTCAACCGTTTAAAGGCGAACCTTTTGACGAGAGCAAGCAGCAGTCGCTATAG
- a CDS encoding serine/threonine-protein kinase has translation MTTEQILENRYRIIRSLGSGGFGETYLAEDLHMPSARRCVIKQLKPIAHNPTVHQLVQERFAREAAILEELGNSHPQIPSLYAYFESNGKFYLVQEWIEGETLTNKLMREKTITESAAIEILCSLLPVLDYVHYKRIIHRDIKPDNIILRNRDNSPVLIDFGAVKEIMGTTITTSGNGSSSIIIGTPGFMPSEQAIGRPMFASDLYSLGLTAIYLLTGKIPQEISTDPVTGTILWRQYAPTVSATLAAILDKVIQPHPRDRYQSAREMLDALQPLAIDLPFPTTVLPSQSPQFLPTITSFSQSPVSTSSPPEQLSSTGLNNWQKAGIAGSVMGIFLTGGLVLNQSKTRNFNYINKQPQEFYFVADDAYSNINFASERVENLQRLGYQGAGMFWIREYPNLSGKNLLQVYPAKFVDRDSCAKFIESYRLRNPESYCVFGSKNPAANPDRF, from the coding sequence ATGACAACCGAGCAAATCCTGGAAAACCGTTACCGAATCATCCGATCTTTGGGCAGTGGTGGATTTGGCGAAACATATCTCGCTGAAGATCTGCATATGCCATCCGCTCGTCGCTGCGTTATCAAACAACTTAAACCAATAGCACACAATCCAACCGTTCATCAACTGGTGCAAGAACGATTTGCACGGGAAGCTGCAATCCTTGAAGAGTTAGGAAATTCTCATCCACAAATTCCTTCACTCTATGCTTACTTTGAATCCAATGGAAAATTTTACTTAGTGCAAGAATGGATTGAGGGGGAAACATTAACCAACAAACTGATGCGGGAGAAGACTATTACAGAAAGTGCCGCGATCGAAATTTTATGCAGCCTCCTACCTGTATTAGATTACGTGCATTATAAGCGTATTATTCACCGCGATATTAAACCTGATAATATTATCTTACGAAACCGAGATAACTCTCCCGTTCTTATTGATTTTGGAGCCGTCAAGGAAATCATGGGAACGACGATAACAACTTCGGGAAACGGTAGTAGCTCTATTATCATTGGAACTCCGGGTTTCATGCCGAGCGAACAAGCGATCGGAAGACCGATGTTTGCTAGCGATTTATATAGCTTGGGGCTAACGGCAATCTATTTATTAACGGGTAAAATTCCCCAGGAAATTTCCACCGATCCGGTCACGGGAACAATATTATGGCGGCAGTATGCACCAACGGTAAGTGCGACATTAGCGGCAATTCTCGATAAGGTTATTCAACCGCATCCGCGCGATCGCTACCAAAGCGCTAGAGAAATGCTCGATGCACTCCAACCTCTAGCCATAGATCTTCCCTTTCCAACAACAGTTCTGCCTTCTCAATCTCCTCAGTTTTTGCCAACTATAACCAGTTTCTCTCAAAGCCCAGTTTCTACATCCTCTCCGCCCGAACAATTATCTAGCACTGGGTTAAACAACTGGCAAAAAGCAGGTATTGCGGGCAGTGTTATGGGGATATTTTTGACAGGAGGGTTAGTTTTAAATCAATCTAAGACAAGAAATTTTAATTATATTAATAAGCAACCTCAAGAATTTTATTTTGTTGCAGATGATGCTTACTCGAATATAAACTTTGCTAGTGAAAGAGTTGAAAACTTGCAAAGATTGGGCTATCAGGGAGCCGGGATGTTCTGGATTAGAGAATATCCAAATCTATCGGGGAAAAACCTTTTGCAGGTCTATCCGGCTAAATTTGTAGATAGAGATTCTTGCGCTAAGTTCATTGAAAGTTATCGACTTCGCAATCCTGAGAGTTATTGTGTTTTTGGAAGCAAAAATCCGGCAGCAAATCCCGATCGCTTTTAA
- a CDS encoding Uma2 family endonuclease — protein MSGNLAELIQSLEPEISSKLEIEERANARPVSWQQYEMLLLKLQDTAYYRVTYLNGVLEIVSPSRRHEGVKKRIATLLEVYFEETDTQYYPLGSTTLRQQERLGGTEPDESYCIGEEKTLPDLAIEVVFTSGGIDKLAVYQRLGILEVWFWQKERFSLYRLEGESYKEIPHSELLPDLDLTLLSEYVRHSNPLLAVKAFRQHLQGIIQ, from the coding sequence ATGTCTGGGAACTTAGCCGAACTCATCCAATCCTTAGAGCCAGAAATTTCCAGTAAGCTGGAAATCGAGGAACGTGCGAATGCTCGCCCGGTAAGTTGGCAGCAGTACGAAATGCTTCTGCTCAAATTGCAAGATACTGCTTATTATCGCGTCACTTATCTGAATGGAGTCTTAGAAATTGTGTCGCCCAGTCGTCGTCACGAAGGCGTAAAAAAGCGCATCGCAACGCTATTGGAAGTGTATTTTGAAGAAACAGATACTCAATATTATCCCCTCGGTTCCACCACTTTGCGCCAACAAGAACGGCTTGGAGGAACAGAACCCGATGAAAGTTATTGCATTGGTGAGGAAAAAACGCTGCCTGACTTAGCAATAGAAGTTGTTTTTACCAGTGGTGGTATCGATAAATTAGCCGTGTATCAAAGACTTGGTATTTTAGAAGTTTGGTTTTGGCAAAAAGAGCGATTCTCCTTATATCGTCTGGAAGGGGAATCTTACAAAGAGATACCCCACAGCGAACTACTTCCCGATCTCGATTTAACTTTGCTTTCTGAATATGTCCGACACTCTAACCCACTTTTAGCAGTTAAAGCATTTCGACAACACCTTCAAGGCATAATTCAGTAA